One genomic window of Actinoalloteichus hoggarensis includes the following:
- a CDS encoding CPBP family intramembrane glutamic endopeptidase, whose amino-acid sequence MLLGTIGIVGVSALSSSGHPVSAVVGAAAAVAVYWAVMRHVARRSTPEIAPKSAVPYAAVGIVLGVVLIAASMLMVMTEFSFAPAPGDVTAIVGSMVVIQLWAAVTEELIFRGLLLQALERLCGSGPALAITAALFGLLHLLNPGATLWSSFAIAVEAGVLLGAAFLWRRNLWLVIGLHFAWNTSVSLLGIPVSGHEAAGVLITQPTGPDLLTGGAFGIEASIVPIVVSLVLATPMLIAARRRGNLVPWRRR is encoded by the coding sequence ATGCTGCTCGGCACCATCGGCATCGTCGGAGTGTCGGCGCTCTCCTCGAGCGGACATCCGGTGTCCGCCGTCGTCGGGGCGGCGGCCGCGGTCGCCGTCTACTGGGCGGTCATGCGTCACGTGGCGCGGCGGAGCACGCCGGAGATCGCGCCGAAGAGCGCGGTGCCCTACGCGGCCGTCGGCATCGTCCTCGGTGTCGTGCTCATCGCCGCCTCGATGCTCATGGTGATGACGGAGTTCTCATTCGCCCCGGCGCCCGGCGACGTCACGGCGATCGTCGGGAGCATGGTGGTCATCCAGCTCTGGGCGGCCGTGACCGAGGAGCTGATCTTCCGCGGCCTGCTGTTGCAGGCGCTGGAACGGCTGTGCGGCAGCGGGCCGGCACTGGCGATCACCGCCGCGCTGTTCGGACTCCTGCACCTGCTCAATCCCGGCGCCACGCTGTGGAGCTCGTTCGCCATCGCCGTCGAGGCCGGGGTGCTGCTCGGCGCGGCGTTCCTGTGGCGGCGCAATCTCTGGTTGGTGATCGGCCTGCACTTCGCGTGGAACACCAGCGTGTCGCTGCTCGGCATCCCGGTCTCGGGCCACGAGGCCGCCGGGGTGCTGATCACGCAGCCGACCGGACCGGACCTGCTGACCGGCGGCGCCTTCGGAATCGAGGCGTCGATCGTCCCCATCGTCGTGAGCCTGGTGCTCGCCACGCCCATGCTCATCGCCGCGCGCAGGCGCGGGAACCTGGTGCCGTGGCGCCGCCGCTAG
- a CDS encoding alpha/beta fold hydrolase, producing MTNAWTTRFDDAPRLIELDGATLCVQIRGGGGPTVVLEAAGSGQGVGGSWGPAVEDRLAEVATVVTYDRRGVGRSSGTPRRTITAMADDLHELIRTVEIGPAVIVSWSYGSLVSAVHAVRHPEDVAGLVFVDPTPITPPPTPRALRIPLQHLAVAQLRALGWASARGFFHTPAGTRMSTRLAGPDATDDIVEQSTRFHRTPRAVRELADTLSRMDSHLTETARILGAPGARLPQVPTTVIAAGRRPAGMPAAHRAHVEGSHEQLAALAPGGRVVVAENATHQIPYEDPDVVIRHTIESLPDAP from the coding sequence ATGACGAATGCCTGGACGACACGCTTTGACGATGCTCCCCGCCTGATCGAGCTGGACGGCGCCACCCTGTGCGTCCAGATCAGAGGCGGCGGCGGCCCCACGGTGGTGTTGGAAGCCGCGGGCAGCGGCCAGGGCGTCGGCGGCTCCTGGGGCCCGGCCGTCGAGGACCGGCTGGCCGAGGTCGCCACCGTCGTCACCTACGACCGCCGGGGCGTCGGACGCTCCTCCGGGACGCCACGGCGCACCATCACGGCCATGGCGGACGATCTGCATGAACTGATCCGCACCGTCGAGATCGGCCCGGCCGTCATCGTGAGCTGGTCCTACGGGAGCCTCGTCTCGGCCGTGCACGCCGTGCGACACCCCGAGGACGTGGCGGGTCTGGTGTTCGTGGATCCCACGCCGATCACTCCGCCGCCCACCCCGCGGGCACTGCGCATCCCGCTGCAGCACCTCGCCGTCGCGCAACTGCGCGCCCTGGGCTGGGCCTCCGCGCGCGGGTTCTTCCACACCCCGGCGGGAACCCGGATGAGCACCCGCCTCGCCGGTCCCGACGCGACGGACGACATCGTCGAGCAGTCGACCCGCTTCCACCGGACGCCCCGGGCGGTGCGCGAACTGGCCGACACGCTGTCCCGCATGGACTCGCATCTCACCGAGACGGCCCGGATTCTCGGAGCGCCCGGCGCCCGTCTCCCTCAGGTGCCGACGACCGTCATCGCCGCGGGCCGCCGCCCGGCGGGCATGCCCGCGGCCCACCGCGCCCACGTCGAGGGAAGTCACGAACAGCTGGCGGCACTGGCCCCCGGCGGTCGGGTCGTCGTCGCCGAGAACGCCACCCACCAGATTCCCTACGAGGACCCGGACGTCGTCATCCGCCACACGATCGAGTCGCTGCCCGACGCACCGTGA
- a CDS encoding S9 family peptidase, with protein sequence MAAPPKLIAVEEFFGPPVRSRALLSPDGTTVAYLAPWRGRLNVFLRELDSDWTAPDDGPGAATGVRRITSDARRSIDTFFWSVDGRHLLFHQDADGDENWHLHRADPARPAEPAVDLTPFEGVRLLGTQLPPDRPGTAFVQLNARRPDLIDFFELDLTTGGLTLIAENPGDVLTWLRTPDRLLAFTMEGGDHVLSEWAAGDLRPITRLLGADQPMGVAPTVLTPDGTGLWIGSPRGTDRTRLVRVDLDSGEQTDVDDHPVFDLDTPRPEADPRFGSSLILHPGTGELLGARYLGARQEIHALDPHFAAVLPRLAELSDGDLAHVSCDSTAQRWVVDFTHDRDPGVTWFYDHATGQARLLFRPFPHLDPATLAPVTPITVTARDGLALPCHLTLPVGVEPRGLPTVLLVHGGPWYRDSWCYDPEVQLLANRGYAVLQVNFRGSTGYGKAHMQAAIGQFAGRMHDDLIDALDWAVERGYADPDRVAIYGCSYGGYAALVGAAFTPDRFAAAVSYTGMSDLVDLVRSVVPFARRAVAPNFLSYIGDPDDPRQEADMLARSPVNRVDDITAPMLLIHGANDVRVHRRHSDRVVDALRARGAEVEYLLNESEGHWFVNPDSNIELYRTLERFLARHLGGRSSTAS encoded by the coding sequence ATGGCCGCCCCGCCGAAGCTGATCGCCGTCGAGGAGTTCTTCGGCCCGCCCGTCCGAAGCCGGGCCCTGCTGTCCCCGGACGGCACGACGGTCGCCTACCTCGCCCCTTGGCGTGGTCGGCTGAACGTGTTCCTTCGTGAGCTGGACTCGGACTGGACCGCACCCGACGACGGACCAGGCGCCGCCACGGGCGTCCGGCGCATCACCTCCGACGCTCGGCGCAGCATCGACACCTTCTTCTGGTCCGTCGACGGCCGTCACCTCCTGTTCCATCAGGACGCCGACGGCGATGAGAACTGGCATCTGCATCGCGCCGATCCGGCCCGGCCTGCGGAGCCCGCGGTCGATCTGACGCCCTTCGAGGGCGTCCGACTGCTCGGCACGCAACTCCCGCCGGACCGGCCGGGCACGGCGTTCGTGCAGCTCAATGCGCGCAGGCCCGATCTGATCGACTTCTTCGAGCTGGATCTGACGACCGGCGGTCTGACGCTGATCGCGGAGAATCCCGGCGACGTCCTCACCTGGCTGCGCACCCCCGACCGGCTACTGGCGTTCACCATGGAGGGCGGCGACCACGTCCTGTCGGAATGGGCGGCGGGCGACCTGCGGCCGATCACGCGTCTCCTCGGCGCCGATCAGCCGATGGGGGTGGCCCCGACCGTGCTCACCCCGGACGGGACCGGGTTGTGGATCGGCTCGCCGCGTGGGACGGACCGCACCCGCCTGGTGCGGGTCGACCTGGACTCCGGCGAGCAGACCGACGTGGACGACCATCCCGTCTTCGATCTGGACACCCCCCGCCCGGAGGCCGATCCGCGCTTCGGCTCCTCGCTCATCCTGCATCCGGGCACCGGGGAACTCCTCGGCGCCCGATATCTCGGGGCTCGTCAGGAGATCCACGCGCTGGATCCGCACTTCGCCGCGGTGCTGCCGAGGCTCGCCGAGCTGTCCGACGGCGACCTGGCGCACGTGTCCTGCGACAGCACCGCGCAGCGCTGGGTGGTCGACTTCACCCACGACCGCGATCCCGGCGTCACCTGGTTCTACGACCACGCCACCGGGCAGGCTCGCCTGCTGTTCCGTCCGTTTCCGCACCTCGATCCCGCCACACTGGCCCCGGTCACGCCGATCACCGTCACCGCCCGCGACGGTCTGGCGCTGCCCTGCCACCTCACCCTGCCGGTCGGGGTCGAGCCGCGCGGCCTGCCGACCGTGCTGCTGGTGCACGGCGGGCCGTGGTACCGCGACAGCTGGTGCTACGACCCGGAGGTACAGCTGCTGGCGAACCGGGGCTACGCGGTGCTGCAAGTGAACTTCCGGGGTTCGACGGGCTACGGCAAGGCCCATATGCAGGCCGCGATCGGCCAGTTCGCCGGGCGCATGCACGACGACCTGATCGACGCCCTGGACTGGGCGGTGGAGCGGGGTTACGCCGACCCGGACCGGGTCGCGATCTACGGCTGTTCCTACGGCGGTTACGCCGCGCTGGTCGGAGCCGCGTTCACTCCGGATCGGTTCGCCGCCGCGGTCAGCTATACCGGGATGTCCGACCTCGTCGACCTCGTCAGGTCGGTGGTCCCGTTCGCTCGACGCGCGGTCGCGCCCAACTTCCTGAGTTACATCGGCGATCCTGACGACCCCCGTCAGGAGGCCGACATGCTCGCCCGCTCGCCCGTCAACCGGGTCGACGACATCACCGCGCCCATGCTGCTGATCCACGGCGCCAATGACGTCCGGGTCCATCGCCGCCACTCGGACCGCGTCGTCGACGCGCTGCGCGCTCGCGGTGCCGAGGTCGAATATCTGCTCAACGAGTCCGAGGGTCACTGGTTCGTCAACCCGGACAGCAACATCGAGCTCTACCGCACCCTGGAGCGCTTCCTGGCCCGGCATCTCGGCGGGCGGTCCTCGACCGCGTCCTGA
- a CDS encoding winged helix-turn-helix transcriptional regulator, with translation MATRTAAEKRAEAKAEYEAFLAACPSRRLLDRISDKWVALILAALGSGPDCTGEPRPMRYSELARLLAGVSQKMLTQTLRSLERDGLVTRTATPTVPVTVTYELTDLGLSLHHTMRALKSWAQTHMGEVLAHRAEYDGRSG, from the coding sequence ATGGCGACGAGGACGGCGGCCGAGAAGAGGGCTGAGGCCAAGGCCGAGTACGAGGCCTTCCTGGCGGCCTGCCCGAGTCGCAGGCTGCTCGACCGGATCTCCGACAAGTGGGTCGCGCTGATCCTCGCCGCGCTGGGCAGCGGCCCGGACTGCACCGGGGAGCCTCGGCCGATGCGTTACTCGGAGCTGGCCCGTCTGCTGGCGGGCGTCAGCCAGAAGATGCTCACCCAGACCCTGCGCTCGCTGGAACGCGACGGCCTGGTCACTCGCACCGCGACGCCGACCGTGCCGGTCACGGTCACCTACGAGCTGACCGACCTCGGTCTGTCGCTGCACCACACGATGCGCGCGCTCAAGAGCTGGGCGCAGACGCACATGGGCGAGGTGCTGGCGCACCGGGCGGAGTACGACGGCCGCTCCGGCTGA
- a CDS encoding aldo/keto reductase family oxidoreductase, protein MGSLGDLTISRFGYGAMQLAGPGVMGPPADHEGALAVLREAVELGITHIDTADAYGPRITNRLIREALHPYPDSLHLVTKVGATRDAQGGWPQARRPDELRRAVHDNLDSLGLDVLDVVNLRLGDAQGPRPEPIAEAFETLVELREQGLIRHLGVSNATADQVAEAQSIAPIVCVQNMYNLAQRHDDALIDRLADEDVAFVPFFPLGGFSPLQSAALSAVAARFGVTPMAVALAWLLRRSPNILLIPGTSSAAHLRENVAGAGLVLSDEDVAELEGTGR, encoded by the coding sequence ATGGGAAGCCTGGGCGACCTGACGATCAGCCGATTCGGCTACGGAGCCATGCAGTTGGCGGGCCCCGGGGTCATGGGCCCGCCCGCGGACCACGAGGGCGCCCTCGCCGTCCTCCGGGAGGCGGTCGAACTCGGCATCACCCACATCGACACCGCCGACGCCTACGGACCGCGGATCACCAACCGCCTGATCCGTGAGGCACTGCATCCGTATCCCGATTCGCTGCACCTCGTGACCAAGGTGGGTGCGACGCGAGACGCACAGGGCGGCTGGCCGCAGGCACGCAGGCCCGATGAGCTGCGCCGCGCCGTCCACGACAACCTGGACTCTCTCGGTCTCGACGTGCTCGACGTGGTCAACCTCCGGCTCGGCGATGCACAGGGCCCGCGGCCGGAACCGATCGCGGAGGCCTTCGAGACGCTCGTCGAACTGCGGGAGCAGGGCCTCATCCGGCATCTCGGGGTCAGCAACGCGACGGCGGACCAGGTCGCCGAGGCACAGTCGATCGCGCCCATCGTCTGCGTGCAGAACATGTACAACCTGGCTCAACGCCACGACGACGCGCTGATCGATCGACTCGCCGACGAGGACGTCGCCTTCGTGCCGTTCTTCCCGCTCGGCGGCTTCAGTCCGCTGCAGTCCGCCGCCTTGTCGGCGGTCGCCGCCCGGTTCGGCGTGACACCGATGGCGGTCGCACTGGCCTGGCTGCTGCGACGATCGCCGAACATCCTGTTGATTCCCGGCACCTCGTCGGCGGCACACCTGCGGGAGAACGTCGCGGGGGCGGGACTCGTGCTCTCGGACGAGGACGTCGCCGAGCTGGAGGGGACAGGCCGCTGA
- a CDS encoding RidA family protein has product MSLTIVNPAGLHDPVARGYSHTAVVPAGAELILIAGQYGSTPAGEVVSADFAEQVRQTFHNIGVALAAHGLELGDVVQLRTYVVNHDVGRLGPIAAAVGEIWGSTPPTQTLIGVAALATPDVLFEVEAVAVRT; this is encoded by the coding sequence TTGTCACTCACCATCGTCAATCCGGCAGGTCTGCACGACCCGGTCGCGCGCGGCTACAGCCACACCGCCGTCGTCCCCGCCGGGGCGGAACTGATCCTGATCGCGGGTCAGTACGGATCGACCCCGGCGGGCGAGGTCGTCTCGGCCGACTTCGCCGAGCAGGTCCGGCAGACCTTCCACAACATCGGCGTCGCGCTGGCCGCGCACGGACTCGAGCTGGGCGACGTCGTCCAGCTCAGGACGTACGTGGTGAATCACGACGTCGGCAGGCTCGGGCCCATCGCCGCGGCCGTCGGGGAGATCTGGGGTTCGACGCCTCCCACGCAGACCCTCATCGGGGTGGCGGCCTTGGCGACCCCGGACGTGCTGTTCGAGGTGGAGGCCGTCGCCGTCCGGACCTGA
- a CDS encoding helix-turn-helix transcriptional regulator, with translation MRADRLVSLVLLLRHRGRLSAATLARELEVSTRTVLRDIEALSSAGVPVYAERGRHGGFTLLAGFRTELTGLNHDEAFALVVAGSQTGAQAFGLGSALASAMLKVVDALPADHRAAAAGAARRVLVEPAADLLSRRVVTDEVPDAVVSEVRRAVFAGRRLRIRYAAVDQEPRWRTVDPIGLVTVRGHGYLLATRSGADRTYRLSRILLAEGLDERARRPDGVDLERTWRERGTRFRSGGDVVTVLVRIDSARRPELAQTVLDVRAEEADPDGRLCLEVTFQDTRHAEWALWRLGAAAEVVSPQWLRTSLRERAAAIVARYEARSP, from the coding sequence ATGCGTGCCGACCGGCTGGTCTCCCTGGTGCTGTTGCTGCGTCATCGGGGTCGGCTGTCGGCGGCCACCCTGGCTCGCGAGCTGGAGGTGTCGACTCGCACGGTGCTGCGCGACATCGAGGCGCTGTCCTCGGCAGGCGTCCCCGTCTACGCCGAGCGTGGTCGGCACGGCGGATTCACGCTGTTGGCCGGCTTCCGAACCGAACTGACCGGCCTGAATCACGACGAGGCGTTTGCCCTGGTGGTGGCCGGATCACAGACAGGCGCACAGGCCTTCGGCCTCGGCTCGGCGCTCGCGTCGGCCATGCTGAAGGTGGTCGACGCGCTGCCGGCAGACCATCGGGCCGCCGCGGCGGGGGCGGCCCGACGAGTGCTCGTCGAACCGGCGGCGGATCTGCTCTCGCGCAGAGTGGTCACCGACGAGGTGCCCGACGCGGTCGTGTCCGAGGTCCGACGCGCGGTGTTCGCCGGACGCAGACTGCGCATCCGGTACGCGGCGGTGGACCAGGAACCGCGGTGGCGCACGGTCGACCCGATCGGACTGGTCACGGTCCGCGGCCACGGCTATCTGCTGGCGACGCGGTCGGGCGCGGACCGCACCTACCGGCTGTCCCGGATCCTGCTCGCCGAGGGACTCGACGAGCGAGCACGGCGGCCGGACGGCGTCGACCTGGAACGGACCTGGCGGGAACGCGGCACGCGGTTCCGGTCGGGCGGCGACGTCGTGACCGTCCTCGTCCGGATCGACTCGGCGCGCAGACCGGAACTGGCGCAGACCGTGCTGGACGTCCGTGCCGAGGAGGCCGACCCCGACGGCAGGCTGTGCCTCGAGGTCACCTTCCAGGACACGCGGCACGCCGAATGGGCACTGTGGCGGCTCGGCGCGGCGGCGGAGGTCGTGTCCCCGCAGTGGCTGCGCACGTCGCTGCGGGAGCGTGCCGCCGCGATCGTCGCCCGGTACGAGGCCCGGTCGCCATGA
- a CDS encoding collagen-binding domain-containing protein, with translation MTALVGAALLGSALIVDHTGTASVPAALSGSARQLVDPRFNVMVEGDAQLYENETEGPVALGGDLSFRTYNVAANDPGTYVAPGDDRPAGLVVGGGIDFDDTPTYARLRVLQNSYAKIGDLAGAEVVDADDITFVQEAGTVMGGLPSVSVQTDQPVESVGNPAGLDFAGLFAGYRSTATGLAECPQTVELLDQNGAGPWNGIDPNATIELVDGQNVLNLTADQLTVLDNINLAPGGPAPAAGRWLIFNVLVEGDYAFSVPNLGFQGNEISRHMLWNFTTSGTITLPASTGRTVWGTFYAPNARLVDLSAGNIEGNVVVREFQHGGGDVGVNGGEVHPAYFEDDVIPCGDVPPTDPTDPTDPTAPTDPTEPTDPTDPTDPTEPPAPTDPTEPTDPTDPTDPTEPPAPTDPTDPTDPTDPTEPTEPTGPTESGEPTEPGEPTKPSGGAVHAPEPPHAVHSGRLEQTGSEHLLTTGHATP, from the coding sequence ATGACGGCGCTGGTCGGCGCCGCACTGCTCGGCTCGGCGCTGATCGTCGACCACACCGGCACCGCATCGGTCCCCGCCGCCCTCTCCGGGTCCGCACGGCAACTCGTCGATCCCCGGTTCAACGTCATGGTGGAAGGCGACGCACAGCTCTACGAGAACGAGACCGAGGGCCCGGTGGCCCTGGGCGGCGACCTCTCCTTCCGGACCTACAACGTCGCGGCGAACGACCCGGGGACCTACGTCGCTCCCGGCGACGATCGACCGGCGGGGCTCGTGGTCGGCGGAGGAATCGACTTCGACGACACTCCGACGTACGCACGACTGCGAGTGCTCCAGAACAGTTACGCCAAGATCGGCGATCTCGCGGGCGCGGAAGTGGTCGACGCGGACGACATCACCTTCGTTCAAGAGGCAGGCACCGTGATGGGCGGCCTGCCGTCGGTGAGCGTGCAGACCGATCAGCCGGTGGAATCGGTCGGAAACCCCGCCGGGCTCGACTTCGCCGGCCTGTTCGCGGGTTATCGCAGTACAGCGACCGGCCTGGCCGAATGTCCGCAGACGGTGGAACTGCTCGACCAGAATGGCGCGGGACCGTGGAACGGCATCGACCCGAATGCCACGATCGAACTGGTCGACGGACAGAACGTGCTGAATCTGACCGCCGATCAGCTCACGGTGCTCGACAACATCAACCTGGCGCCCGGCGGCCCGGCCCCTGCGGCAGGCCGCTGGCTGATCTTCAACGTCCTGGTGGAGGGCGACTACGCCTTCAGCGTGCCGAACCTCGGCTTCCAGGGCAACGAGATCTCTCGACACATGCTCTGGAACTTCACCACCAGCGGGACCATCACCCTGCCCGCGAGCACCGGGCGGACGGTGTGGGGCACCTTCTATGCACCGAATGCTCGGCTCGTCGACCTCAGCGCGGGCAACATCGAGGGCAACGTGGTGGTGCGGGAGTTCCAGCACGGTGGTGGGGACGTCGGAGTCAACGGCGGCGAGGTGCACCCCGCGTACTTCGAGGACGACGTGATCCCTTGTGGCGACGTTCCCCCTACGGACCCCACCGACCCCACCGACCCCACGGCACCCACGGACCCCACCGAGCCCACAGACCCGACCGACCCGACCGACCCCACCGAACCCCCGGCGCCCACGGACCCAACCGAGCCCACAGACCCGACCGACCCGACCGACCCCACCGAACCCCCGGCGCCCACGGATCCGACCGATCCCACCGATCCCACCGATCCCACCGAACCCACCGAACCCACCGGCCCCACCGAGTCCGGCGAGCCCACCGAGCCCGGCGAACCGACCAAGCCGAGTGGCGGCGCCGTACACGCCCCCGAGCCCCCACACGCCGTGCACAGCGGGCGCCTCGAACAGACCGGTTCCGAGCATCTCCTCACGACGGGACACGCCACGCCCTGA
- a CDS encoding alpha/beta hydrolase: MVSHRTTEPASMSDGHAGTGESPAYATRSYEEALALRPSLDAGLAAAFGGIPPADDVRVTVHSARAEDGHEIELRLHERMETPARGSAVVYVHGGSMVAGRLDDYERLVNHYVHHTGVPFLSVGYRLAPEHQGTVPAADAFAGVRWLFENARRLDVDRARIAVMGDSAGGGIGAGAVLLAREQGLRPAAQILIYPTLDDRTVIPDPTLTEHVVWSYAGNRTAWTALLGTARGTDSVPAAAAPARTTDFAGLPPTYLEVGQLDILRDEAVAYAQALYRAGVPCELHVRPSAVHGFDWIDPAAEIARQAMRDRVRVIGSL, translated from the coding sequence ATGGTCAGCCACCGCACCACCGAGCCCGCCTCGATGTCCGACGGACACGCAGGCACCGGCGAGAGCCCGGCGTACGCCACGCGATCGTACGAGGAGGCCCTGGCGCTGCGGCCCTCGCTCGACGCCGGACTGGCCGCCGCCTTCGGCGGGATTCCGCCCGCCGACGACGTGCGCGTCACCGTCCACTCGGCACGAGCCGAGGACGGACACGAGATCGAACTCCGCCTGCACGAGCGCATGGAGACCCCTGCCCGCGGTTCGGCGGTGGTCTACGTGCACGGCGGTTCGATGGTCGCGGGCAGGCTCGACGACTACGAGCGCCTGGTGAACCACTACGTGCACCACACGGGCGTCCCCTTCCTGTCCGTCGGCTACCGCCTCGCCCCGGAGCATCAGGGCACCGTCCCCGCCGCCGACGCCTTCGCCGGGGTCCGCTGGCTGTTCGAGAACGCGCGGCGGCTGGACGTGGACAGGGCGCGTATCGCCGTGATGGGCGACAGCGCGGGCGGCGGCATCGGCGCGGGCGCGGTGCTCCTCGCGCGGGAACAGGGCCTGCGGCCTGCGGCACAGATCCTGATCTACCCGACGCTCGACGACCGCACCGTGATCCCGGACCCGACCCTGACCGAGCACGTCGTCTGGTCCTACGCGGGCAACCGCACGGCCTGGACGGCGCTGCTGGGGACCGCGCGCGGCACCGACTCGGTGCCCGCGGCAGCCGCCCCGGCACGGACGACGGACTTCGCGGGGCTGCCGCCCACCTATCTCGAGGTCGGGCAGCTCGACATCCTGCGTGACGAGGCCGTCGCCTACGCCCAGGCGTTGTATCGGGCGGGCGTGCCCTGCGAACTGCACGTCCGCCCCTCGGCCGTGCACGGCTTCGACTGGATCGACCCGGCCGCCGAGATCGCCCGGCAGGCGATGCGAGACCGAGTCCGGGTGATCGGCTCACTGTGA
- a CDS encoding alpha/beta hydrolase, whose protein sequence is MDRKRSVGQGAALLVVLGLTGALVGAMPAAAAGDGTARDAATPAATLEWGTCPDDVEDPQALSQCATVPVPLDYGDPDGERIEIMISRLPSFNPEQRRGILLLNPGGPGGSGLSQPAFLAGQGMPNSVLDAYDLIGMDTRGVGRSAPINCGITADQGYYGAVPPYAVDEAAVAEQARIAQGVAEQCAANDDEGRLRHLSTANTARDLDSIRAALGEEKASFLGYSYGSALGAAYASMFPDTADRVVLDSNIGDTHLDYEGIRRYGLGMEETFPDFANWAAARHDSYELGSTPEEVRETYFDIAERLDENPVDGVNGHLFRLATFATLYREATYGTMAQSWQSLSAGDPAPEAFRRAAADDSAPFDNSWSAFLAVTCNDAEWPEDVETYQRGVAEDREAYPLFGAAAANIMPCAYWQEPLEEPVEIESDGPTNVLIVQNQRDPATPSRGGELLDEKFGDRSRLVSVDGSGHGVYVLGDNPCALNVTTRFLVHGDLPEKNITCAADGTVG, encoded by the coding sequence ATGGATCGAAAACGGAGTGTCGGCCAGGGCGCGGCCCTGCTGGTCGTGCTCGGCCTCACCGGCGCGCTGGTCGGGGCCATGCCCGCCGCCGCGGCAGGGGACGGCACAGCACGGGACGCCGCGACACCGGCGGCGACGCTGGAGTGGGGCACGTGTCCCGACGACGTCGAGGACCCGCAGGCGCTGTCACAGTGCGCCACGGTGCCGGTGCCGCTGGACTACGGCGACCCCGACGGCGAGCGGATCGAGATCATGATCTCGCGGCTGCCCAGCTTCAACCCGGAACAGCGACGCGGCATCCTGCTGCTGAACCCCGGCGGCCCGGGCGGCTCCGGACTGTCGCAGCCCGCCTTCCTCGCCGGTCAAGGCATGCCGAACAGCGTCCTGGACGCCTACGACCTGATCGGCATGGACACCAGGGGCGTCGGCCGCTCCGCGCCGATCAACTGCGGAATCACCGCCGATCAGGGGTACTACGGCGCCGTTCCGCCGTACGCGGTCGACGAGGCCGCCGTCGCCGAGCAGGCGCGGATCGCCCAGGGCGTCGCCGAGCAGTGCGCCGCCAACGACGACGAGGGGCGGCTGCGGCACCTGTCGACGGCGAACACGGCGCGTGATCTGGACTCGATCCGTGCGGCGTTGGGCGAGGAGAAGGCAAGCTTCCTGGGCTATTCCTACGGCAGCGCGTTGGGCGCCGCCTACGCCTCGATGTTCCCGGACACCGCCGACCGAGTCGTGCTCGACAGCAACATCGGCGACACCCATCTCGACTACGAGGGCATCCGCCGCTACGGCCTCGGCATGGAGGAGACGTTCCCGGACTTCGCGAACTGGGCCGCGGCCCGACACGACTCCTATGAACTCGGCAGCACCCCCGAGGAGGTGCGCGAGACCTACTTCGACATCGCCGAACGGCTCGACGAGAACCCGGTGGACGGCGTCAACGGTCACCTGTTCCGCCTGGCCACCTTCGCGACGCTCTACCGGGAGGCGACGTACGGGACGATGGCGCAGTCCTGGCAGTCGCTCTCGGCGGGTGACCCGGCACCGGAGGCCTTCCGACGGGCCGCCGCCGACGACAGCGCCCCGTTCGACAACTCCTGGTCGGCCTTCCTGGCGGTGACCTGCAACGACGCCGAGTGGCCCGAGGACGTCGAGACCTACCAGCGTGGCGTGGCCGAGGACCGTGAGGCCTACCCGCTGTTCGGCGCGGCCGCCGCCAACATCATGCCCTGCGCGTACTGGCAGGAGCCGCTGGAGGAGCCGGTGGAGATCGAGAGCGACGGGCCGACGAACGTCCTGATCGTGCAGAACCAGCGGGACCCGGCGACCCCGTCGCGCGGCGGCGAACTGCTCGACGAGAAGTTCGGCGACCGGTCCCGCCTGGTGAGCGTCGACGGCAGCGGCCACGGCGTCTACGTCCTCGGCGACAACCCCTGCGCCCTGAACGTCACCACGCGATTCCTGGTCCACGGCGACCTGCCCGAGAAGAACATCACCTGCGCGGCGGACGGCACCGTCGGGTGA